A single window of Phyllostomus discolor isolate MPI-MPIP mPhyDis1 chromosome 13, mPhyDis1.pri.v3, whole genome shotgun sequence DNA harbors:
- the CHEK1 gene encoding serine/threonine-protein kinase Chk1 isoform X1 — MAVPFVEDWDLVQTLGEGAYGEVQLAVNRRTEEAVAVKIVDMKRAVDCPENIKKEICINKMLNHENVVKFYGHRREGNIQYLFLEYCSGGELFDRIEPDIGMPEQDAQRFFHQLMAGVVYLHGIGITHRDIKPENLLLDERDNLKISDFGLATVFRHNNRERLLNKMCGTLPYVAPELIKRKEFHAEPVDVWSCGIVLTAMLAGELPWDQPSDSCQEYSDWKEKKTYLNPWKKIDSAPLALLHKILVENPSVRITIPDIKKDRWYNKALKKGAKRPRATSGGVSESPGGFSKHIQSSLDFSLANNASSEEKVRCSSSQPEPRTGLSLWDTGPSCIDKLVQGISFSQPACPDHMLLNSQLLGTPGSSQTPWQRLVKRMTRFFTKLDADKSYQCLKETCEKLGYQWKKSCMNQVTVSTTDRRNNKLIFKVNLVEMDEKILVDFRLSKGDGLEFKRHFLKIKGKLSDVVSSQKVWLPAT; from the exons ATGGCAGTGCCCTTCGTGGAAGACTGGGACCTGGTGCAGACGCTGGGCGAAGGCGCCTACGGAGA AGTCCAACTTGCTGTGAATAGAAGAACTGAAGAAGCAGTTGCAGTGAAGATTGTCGACATGAAGCGTGCGGTAGACTGTCCAGAAAACATTAAGAAAGAGATCTgcatcaataaaatgttaaatcacGAGAACGTGGTGAAGTTCTACGGCCACCGGAGAGAAGGCAACATCCAGTATCTGTTTCTGGAGTACTGTAGTGGGGGAGAGCTTTTTGATCGCATAG AGCCAGACATAGGCATGCCTGAACAAGATGCTCAGAGGTTCTTCCACCAGCTCATGGCAGGGGTG GTTTATCTGCATGGTATTGGAATAACTCATAGGGATATTAAGCCAGAAAATCTCCTATTGGATGAAAGGG ATAACCTCAAAATCTCCGACTTTGGCTTGGCGACAGTGTTCCGGCATAATAACCGGGAGCGCTTGTTGAACAAGATGTGCGGGACTTTGCCTTATGTGGCTCCAGAACTCATAAAGAGAAAAGAGTTCCACGCAGAACCCGTTGATGTCTGGTCCTGTGGAATAGTACTCACCGCAATGCTGGCTGGAG AGTTGCCGTGGGACCAGCCCAGTGACAGCTGCCAGGAGTATTCTGattggaaagagaagaaaacataccTCAACCCTTGGAAAAAAATCGACTCTGCTCCTCTAG CCCTGCTGCATAAAATCCTAGTGGAGAACCCATCAGTAAGGATTACCATCCCAGACATCAAAAAAGATAGATGGTACAACAAAGCACTCAAGAAAG GGGCAAAGAGGCCCCGAGCCACCTCAGGCGGGGTGTCTGAGTCTCCTGGCGGGTTCTCGAAGCACATCCAGTCCAGTTTGGACTTCTCCCTGGCAAACAATGCCTCCAG TGAAGAGAAGGTGAGGTGCTCCAGCTCCCAGCCTGAGCCACGGACAGGCCTCTCCCTGTGGGACACCGGCCCCTCGTGCATCGATAAGCTGGTGCAGGGCATCAGCTTCTCCCAGCCCGCGTGTCCGGATCACATGCTCCTGAACAGCCAGTTGCTGGGCACCCCGGGGTCCTCACAG ACTCCCTGGCAGCGCTTGGTCAAAAGGATGACACGGTTCTTTACCAAACTGGATGCAGACAAGTCTTATCAGTGCCTGAAGGAGACCTGCGAGAAGTTGGGCTATCAGTGGAAGAAGAGCTGTATGAATCAG GTTACTGTATCAACAACTGATCGAAGAAACAATAAACTGATTTTCAAAGTGAATTTGGTAGAGATGGATGAGAAGATTTTGGTTGACTTCCGACTTTCTAAG GGTGATGGATTGGAATTCAAGAGACACTTCCTGAAAATTAAAGGGAAGCTGAGTGATGTTGTAAGCAGCCAGAAGGTGTGGCTTCCTGCCACTTGA
- the CHEK1 gene encoding serine/threonine-protein kinase Chk1 isoform X2: protein MKRAVDCPENIKKEICINKMLNHENVVKFYGHRREGNIQYLFLEYCSGGELFDRIEPDIGMPEQDAQRFFHQLMAGVVYLHGIGITHRDIKPENLLLDERDNLKISDFGLATVFRHNNRERLLNKMCGTLPYVAPELIKRKEFHAEPVDVWSCGIVLTAMLAGELPWDQPSDSCQEYSDWKEKKTYLNPWKKIDSAPLALLHKILVENPSVRITIPDIKKDRWYNKALKKGAKRPRATSGGVSESPGGFSKHIQSSLDFSLANNASSEEKVRCSSSQPEPRTGLSLWDTGPSCIDKLVQGISFSQPACPDHMLLNSQLLGTPGSSQTPWQRLVKRMTRFFTKLDADKSYQCLKETCEKLGYQWKKSCMNQVTVSTTDRRNNKLIFKVNLVEMDEKILVDFRLSKGDGLEFKRHFLKIKGKLSDVVSSQKVWLPAT, encoded by the exons ATGAAGCGTGCGGTAGACTGTCCAGAAAACATTAAGAAAGAGATCTgcatcaataaaatgttaaatcacGAGAACGTGGTGAAGTTCTACGGCCACCGGAGAGAAGGCAACATCCAGTATCTGTTTCTGGAGTACTGTAGTGGGGGAGAGCTTTTTGATCGCATAG AGCCAGACATAGGCATGCCTGAACAAGATGCTCAGAGGTTCTTCCACCAGCTCATGGCAGGGGTG GTTTATCTGCATGGTATTGGAATAACTCATAGGGATATTAAGCCAGAAAATCTCCTATTGGATGAAAGGG ATAACCTCAAAATCTCCGACTTTGGCTTGGCGACAGTGTTCCGGCATAATAACCGGGAGCGCTTGTTGAACAAGATGTGCGGGACTTTGCCTTATGTGGCTCCAGAACTCATAAAGAGAAAAGAGTTCCACGCAGAACCCGTTGATGTCTGGTCCTGTGGAATAGTACTCACCGCAATGCTGGCTGGAG AGTTGCCGTGGGACCAGCCCAGTGACAGCTGCCAGGAGTATTCTGattggaaagagaagaaaacataccTCAACCCTTGGAAAAAAATCGACTCTGCTCCTCTAG CCCTGCTGCATAAAATCCTAGTGGAGAACCCATCAGTAAGGATTACCATCCCAGACATCAAAAAAGATAGATGGTACAACAAAGCACTCAAGAAAG GGGCAAAGAGGCCCCGAGCCACCTCAGGCGGGGTGTCTGAGTCTCCTGGCGGGTTCTCGAAGCACATCCAGTCCAGTTTGGACTTCTCCCTGGCAAACAATGCCTCCAG TGAAGAGAAGGTGAGGTGCTCCAGCTCCCAGCCTGAGCCACGGACAGGCCTCTCCCTGTGGGACACCGGCCCCTCGTGCATCGATAAGCTGGTGCAGGGCATCAGCTTCTCCCAGCCCGCGTGTCCGGATCACATGCTCCTGAACAGCCAGTTGCTGGGCACCCCGGGGTCCTCACAG ACTCCCTGGCAGCGCTTGGTCAAAAGGATGACACGGTTCTTTACCAAACTGGATGCAGACAAGTCTTATCAGTGCCTGAAGGAGACCTGCGAGAAGTTGGGCTATCAGTGGAAGAAGAGCTGTATGAATCAG GTTACTGTATCAACAACTGATCGAAGAAACAATAAACTGATTTTCAAAGTGAATTTGGTAGAGATGGATGAGAAGATTTTGGTTGACTTCCGACTTTCTAAG GGTGATGGATTGGAATTCAAGAGACACTTCCTGAAAATTAAAGGGAAGCTGAGTGATGTTGTAAGCAGCCAGAAGGTGTGGCTTCCTGCCACTTGA